TTAGAGCCTCAGGTCACTCAATCATCTTGAGTCCTTCATGTCTTGTTTCCTTCTTTGTGGCAGCAACGAGTAATGTCGTGTTTCCGGGCGTGGGAGGACTGGGCTGTGTATCCCGACCCGTTCCTCATCAAGCTGCAGAACATCTTTCTGGGTCTAGTTAATCTCACGGTAGAGAAGGAACCTCCTTGCGTCGTTGTGGAGGTAAGATATTTCACAATAGAATTCAACACGGCAATACTTAATAAAAACCAATCCTGTCAAGtaccaaaaaaaaatcaaaaaaagtcTTCTTTGTCCCAGGTTGAGCCACCAGAGGACATTGATGGGGCTCCGATAGGCGAGTACGTAGATGGGAGTCCACTGGAGGATGTGGACGGAGTGCCAATTGACGGAGGGGCCATTGACGGGGCACCTATAGATGGAGCCCCCCTGGATGACCTGGATGGAGTTCCTATCAAACCCATGGAAGAAGACATAGATGGAATACCTTGTGAGTGGTTACTTGAAAACGTTTTTATATTGATGGTGATGAGGATCTCAGTTTTAAGCTTTGTACCGTGTGCACCTCATGAACTGTGACAGTTACAAGTTTATTTTCTTGGTTTTGTAGTCGATCAGTGTAAAGAAGCAGCCTTCAAGGTAGCGCCTTCAAAATGGGAAGCAGTGGACGAGTCGGAGTTATCATCTCAAGGTGAGACCTTTTAGTTGGCAAATTATTCAGCTGTAATGTAAGAATACGTTGCACCTAAATTCTAGTTATATAGATAGAATGATTGTCATGCATGTGAAGCTGTATTTACCACGGTGCTGTTAATCTAATCGCCTCTCTTCTCCTACTCAGCTGTGACGACCTCAAAATGGGAGGCGCTGGAGCAGCCAGAACAAACAAAGAAGtgagttgtgtttgtgcactttgCGGATAATGATCTCTTCAGTTACACTCCATTTGCTTTGGTGCACTCATGACCATAACCCTGATAAATTGTTTTCAACTCTGAAGAAATGAGGACGACAGTGAGGAAGACGTGCGGAGCCCTCGCTCAGACGAAAATCCGAGCTTCTCCAATCCCACGAGAGATGATTCAGATACTAAGACCAAGATATCTGAAATGAATGAGGAGAAACGCACCAAGCTCAGAGAGATAGAGGTACTTTACAACCTCTGCAAACCTCCATACGTCTGACAACACATATTTGGTGTTTTGTATTCACAAGAAATAGTTTTGAccattttgcttttattgtgtttttatcaagGTTAAGGTCATGAAGTTCCAGGATGAGCTGGAGTTGGGGAAAAGGCCAAAGAAGTCTGGTCAGAGTATtcaggagcaggtggagcattACAGGGAGAAACTACTACAAAAGGTACTGAAGTAAACCCTGCTAATGCAACCAAAGAGGATactaaatacagaaaatatctAAAATGAGGGTAATATATTGTCTGTCTTTActaaaggaaaaagaaaaggagaaacttGAGCGGGAAAAAGAgcgggagaagaaagagaaggagaaagccGATGCTCGGTTGAAAGACttgaagaaggaaaaagagaaggaggacaCGCCAACCAGGAAAGAGAGGTGAGAGCCGTTTAGTGCAAAGTAGTTTGAGCTTCATCCACCGGTAAAGTTGCTGTTCTATTGTTTTAAACTGCGCTTCCTAAAACGTTGGATTGGTCCCTATCTGACAGACATTCGTCTTCTGTGGTTGACAGGAAGCGGCGCCACAGTGGGTCACCCAGCCCAACACGGAGCAGTAGCAGACGGGGGCGCTCCTCCTCGCCTCGCTCGGAGCGGTCGGAAAAATCAGAACGTTCCGACCGATCATTCTCTAAAGACACAACCTCCCGCTCCACCCATAAAGATTCCCCCCGAACCAGCAACAAAAAGTCCTCCAAGAGGTAAGAGAAGAAATCCGACATTGGTACGACAGATTATTATCAGGGCCATGTTGAGGACAAACAAAGTGTGAgattgagaataaagttgtaactttaaaagacaaaaacttttATTGGAAGTAAATTGGCATCGGATCCAAATTCTTGAACCAATCaaattatttcttgagaaactatATCATGCAGATGTAACCAACAACAACCGAAGTGATTCTGTTGGCGTAAACAGTTTCACAATTCTATTGAATATTAAGTTACTTCTAAAACGTTCCTCATTTTCACTCAGATTCTCTTAATATTTTGGGTTTGTTCAAAATCTGTTTTCAATCTCCTTTCAGTGGCCTAAATGCCGTCATATGTTGGAGCCTAATCTTGGCTTGTACCCGACTTTAAACCGTAATTACAGTGCTGTTGGTGGAGTTAACATGTAATAGAAGTATCATGTGTTTGTCCCACCAGATCTCCTTCATTACCTCGCACACCCAAACGATCCCGGCGGTCGCGCTCCAAGACGCCCAAGAAATCAGCCAAGAAGTCCCGCTCCAAATCCCGGTCTCCTCACAGGTCTCACA
This portion of the Hippoglossus stenolepis isolate QCI-W04-F060 chromosome 19, HSTE1.2, whole genome shotgun sequence genome encodes:
- the LOC118098687 gene encoding U2 snRNP-associated SURP motif-containing protein isoform X7; the protein is MIEFVVREGPMFEAMIMNREINNPMYRFLFENQSPAHVYYRWKLYSILQGEAPAKWRTDDFRMFKNGSFWHPPPLNPYLHGPYDDGDEEEDDEDGIRKGCLKEDERDKLEEMLRAMSPRRGDISEAMLFCLNRAEAAEEIVECITESLSILKTPLPKKIARLYLVSDVLYNSSAKVANASYYRKFFETKLCQIFSDLNSTYKSIQGHLQSENFKQRVMSCFRAWEDWAVYPDPFLIKLQNIFLGLVNLTVEKEPPCVVVEVEPPEDIDGAPIGEYVDGSPLEDVDGVPIDGGAIDGAPIDGAPLDDLDGVPIKPMEEDIDGIPFDQCKEAAFKVAPSKWEAVDESELSSQAVTTSKWEALEQPEQTKKNEDDSEEDVRSPRSDENPSFSNPTRDDSDTKTKISEMNEEKRTKLREIEVKVMKFQDELELGKRPKKSGQSIQEQVEHYREKLLQKEKEKEKLEREKEREKKEKEKADARLKDLKKEKEKEDTPTRKERKRRHSGSPSPTRSSSRRGRSSSPRSERSEKSERSDRSFSKDTTSRSTHKDSPRTSNKKSSKRSPSLPRTPKRSRRSRSKTPKKSAKKSRSKSRSPHRSHKKSKKSKH